ACGACCTCGACGAGGTCGCCCTGTACGAGGAGACCTTCCGGCGCTTCGAAGAGGCTGCGATCTTCGGCCGTGAGGTGCGTGAGCTCCTGCTCCGGGTGATGCAGGAGTTCCGGGAGATGGAAGACTTCGCCACCCGCTAGAGGAATAATTCCTCAAGATGCCTGGCTCATGGGTCGCGCATGGGAATACTCTGCTCGCTGTGTCGTCTAGCCCCCTAGACGAGGAGGAGTGTTCCCATGTCCCAAAGTTGGTGCCGCATGTTTCCCGGCTTGGCCTGGCAGGTGGCGCAGGCCCGTCACTTCGTCGCCGCCCTGCTCGAGGATGAGGCTTCAGACCTCGTCGATGACGCCGTCCTGGTCGTCGGGGAGCTGGCGGCCAATGCCGTCCGGCATACGCGGAGCGGCTGGTACCGCGGATGGTTCCTCGTAGTCGTCCACTTCCGCGACGACCTGGTCCGAGTCGAAGTCGTCGACCAGGGTGGCGACGAGGAACCCCAGGTTCGAAGTGTGGCCAGAGGCGTGGAAGAGGATGGCCGCGGGCTGATGATGATTGCGGCCTGCGCCGAAGACTGGGGAGTGAAGGACCGACCCTCCGGCGCGCGCTGCGTCTGGGCCGAGCTGGCGCGGAACGGCTCGTGAAGGGCTCATGCGCGGCGGTGATCGGTAGCCGCCTCGTGGGCAGTGGCGGGTGAGCCCTCGGGGGGGGTGCCTCGGCGGCGGGCCGGCTTCTATGTGATCGGTGTTCATTCGGGCAGGCGACTCCCGCCCATTCCGTCTAGGGCCCTAGACTCCTGGGTACTTCTAGGAGGTGTGGTCATGTCGGACGAGTTGCAGCGGATCATGG
The sequence above is a segment of the Streptomyces asoensis genome. Coding sequences within it:
- a CDS encoding ATP-binding protein; translated protein: MSQSWCRMFPGLAWQVAQARHFVAALLEDEASDLVDDAVLVVGELAANAVRHTRSGWYRGWFLVVVHFRDDLVRVEVVDQGGDEEPQVRSVARGVEEDGRGLMMIAACAEDWGVKDRPSGARCVWAELARNGS